One Spea bombifrons isolate aSpeBom1 chromosome 1, aSpeBom1.2.pri, whole genome shotgun sequence DNA window includes the following coding sequences:
- the CDKN2AIP gene encoding CDKN2A-interacting protein isoform X1, which yields MASTDDVSDFLRQNREIAAWVETIRGECESDKLWRHRREFILRNINDFCGDGEQPPPVESNHRGLDRLLAYSMVWANHVFTGCRYPQPVMDKILKMAENIKVTDAPIHTTRDELVSKVKKRGITNSHEGVAEPLKKHKLSDVTGASDSSHNKTAQDENQLHCASGYSSWRGSEALGPSTSAGQRTGANPGYDETSGYSQPVSASKAYPAYGSSVPAEAGYESAAPQERNSNATSKGHSQTSVGSGKAQRRLTVDDTKERQSFFNRLYKTVAWKLVSAGGFNANLNHSELLALCIESLKSTLDISFAPLKELADLPQTLTSQENIVCELRCKGVYLGMGCGKTKDNAEAVASREAIKLFLKKKVVVKISKRKYKGREVEDLVLLDEESRPVNLPPALKNPLDLI from the exons ATGGCGTCTACGGACGATGTGTCCGACTTTCTGCGCCAGAACCGTGAGATTGCCGCCTGGGTAGAGACTATTCGAGGAGAATGCGAATCGGACAAACTGTGGCGGCACCGCAGGGAGTTCATACTGCGGAATATTAACGACTTTTGCGGCGATGGAGAGCAACCACCCCCAGTGGAGAGTAACCACCGGGGCCTGGACCGACTGCTCGCCTACTCTATGGTGTGGGCCAACCATGTGTTCACAGGTTGCCG aTACCCCCAACCGGTAATGGACAAGATCCTTAAAATGGCAGAAAATATTAAAGTGACTGATGCACCCATTCACAcaactcgagatgaactggtTTCCAAGGTGAAGAAAAGAGGGATTACCAATAGCCATG AAGGGGTAGCGGAGCCTCTTAAGAAGCACAAACTGTCAGATGTTACAGGAGCGTCAGATAGCTCTCACAATAAGACGGCACAAGATGAAAACCAACTACATTGTGCCTCTGGTTATTCGTCATGGAGAGGCTCTGAGGCCCTGGGCCCATCTACTAGTGCAGGCCAAAGAACCGGTGCAAACCCAGGCTACGATGAAACATCCGGTTATAGCCAACCTGTGTCTGCTTCCAAAGCTTATCCTGCTTATGGCTCTAGCGTTCCAGCTGAAGCCGGATACGAATCTGCCGCTCCTCAGGAGAGGAATAGTAATGCTACGTCTAAGGGCCACTCGCAGACGAGTGTGGGTTCTGGTAAAGCTCAACGTAGACTGACCGTGGATGACACCAAAGAAAGGCAGTCATTCTTCAACAGACTATACAAGACCGTGGCTTGGAAGCTGGTGTCTGCCGGAGGCTTTAATGCCAACCTAAACCATTCCGAACTGCTTGCATTGTGCATTGAATCTTTAAAGTCCACGCTGGATATTTCATTTGCTCCCTTAAAAGAACTGGCAGACTTACCACAAACTTTAACATCTCAGGAAAACATAGTGTGTGAGCTGAGGTGCAAAGGAGTTTATTTAGGAATGGGTTGTGGGAAAACAAAGGACAACGCAGAAGCGGTAGCCTCCAGAGAAGCCATTAAACTGTTTCTCAAGAAGAAAGTTGttgttaaaataagcaaaaggaaatacaaGGGACGGGAAGTGGAAGATTTGGTACTACTGGATGAGGAGTCCCGACCTGTGAACTTGCCCCCAGCTTTGAAGAACCCTTTGGACCTTATATAA
- the ING2 gene encoding inhibitor of growth protein 2, which yields MLGQQQQQQQQHFYYSPGSSVAGSGMLAAAATDESQLVSYVEDYLDCVESLPLEIQRSVSLLREIDAKYGEALKEIDEVFEKYTDESDPNQKKRLLQQLQRALIVTQELGDDKIQLVTQVFEMAENRTKQIDSLCQGFFDVEENEKSTEKLKAETNSVERSSRRPRRQRNSESRDLCHLVNGMDDGDEQPHKEKKTKSKKRKRSKAKQEREVSPIPFAIDPNEPTYCLCNQVSYGEMIGCDNDECAIEWFHFSCVGLTYKPKGKWYCPDCRGDSEKTMNKNMEKTKRDRRSR from the exons ATGTtagggcagcagcagcagcagcagcagcagcatttctATTACTCCCCCGGGAGTAGTGTGGCAGGGAGCGGAATGCTGGCCGCGGCGGCGACGGACGAGAGTCAGCTGGTGAGCTATGTGGAGGATTACTTGGACTGCGTGGAGTCCCTGCCGCTGGAGATCCAAAGGAGCGTGTCTCTGTTGAGGGAGATCGATGCTAAATACGGAG AAGCTCTTAAGGAAATCGATGAGGTTTTTGAGAAGTATACGGATGAAAGTGATCCGAATCAGAAGAAGCGCCTGCTACAACAGCTTCAGAGAGCTCTGATTGTAACACAGGAGCTGGGAGATGACAAGATACAGCTTGTAACGCAGGTATTCGAAATGGCAGAGAACAGGACCAAGCAAATAGATTCGCTCTGCCAGGGGTTCTTTGACGTCGAGGAAAATGAAAAATCCACAGAGAAACTGAAAGCTGAAACCAATTCTGTTGAGCGGTCATCCCGCAGACCTCGTAGGCAACGCAACAGCGAGAGCCGGGACTTGTGCCATTTGGTCAATGGTATGGATGATGGGGACGAGCAGCCCCATAAGGAAAAGAAGACTAAGTCTAAAAAGAGGAAACGCTCCAAAGCCAAGCAGGAAAGGGAAGTGTCGCCTATTCCTTTTGCAATTGATCCTAATGAGCCCACGTACTGTTTGTGTAACCAGGTGTCTTACGGAGAAATGATAGGCTGTGACAATGACGAGTGTGCTATAGAGTGGTTCCATTTCTCCTGCGTTGGACTCACCTATAAACCAAAAGGGAAATGGTACTGTCCTGACTGCAGGGGGGACAGTGAAAAAACCATGaacaaaaatatggaaaaaacaaaaagggacaGACGGTCGAGgtag
- the CDKN2AIP gene encoding CDKN2A-interacting protein isoform X2, giving the protein MASTDDVSDFLRQNREIAAWVETIRGECESDKLWRHRREFILRNINDFCGDGEQPPPVESNHRGLDRLLAYSMVWANHVFTGCRYPQPVMDKILKMAENIKVTDAPIHTTRDELVSKKG; this is encoded by the exons ATGGCGTCTACGGACGATGTGTCCGACTTTCTGCGCCAGAACCGTGAGATTGCCGCCTGGGTAGAGACTATTCGAGGAGAATGCGAATCGGACAAACTGTGGCGGCACCGCAGGGAGTTCATACTGCGGAATATTAACGACTTTTGCGGCGATGGAGAGCAACCACCCCCAGTGGAGAGTAACCACCGGGGCCTGGACCGACTGCTCGCCTACTCTATGGTGTGGGCCAACCATGTGTTCACAGGTTGCCG aTACCCCCAACCGGTAATGGACAAGATCCTTAAAATGGCAGAAAATATTAAAGTGACTGATGCACCCATTCACAcaactcgagatgaactggtTTCCAAG AAGGGGTAG